From a region of the Desulfomonilaceae bacterium genome:
- the rplN gene encoding 50S ribosomal protein L14, which translates to MIQQQTRMDVADNSGAKELFCVKILGGTRRKYASVGDVVIVSVKQAIPNSKVKKGEVHKAVVVRTKRAVRRADGSYIRFDDNSAVLINNQLEPIGTRIFGPVARELRAKKFMKIVSLAPEVL; encoded by the coding sequence ATGATTCAGCAACAAACTCGGATGGATGTCGCGGACAATTCAGGCGCGAAAGAACTTTTTTGTGTCAAGATTCTCGGCGGCACCCGTAGAAAATACGCCAGTGTGGGAGATGTTGTCATTGTTTCAGTAAAGCAGGCCATCCCTAACTCTAAAGTTAAAAAGGGAGAAGTCCATAAAGCCGTCGTTGTGCGGACTAAAAGGGCTGTCCGGCGCGCTGATGGTTCCTATATCCGATTTGATGACAACTCAGCGGTTCTTATTAACAATCAGCTCGAGCCTATCGGCACCCGTATCTTCGGACCGGTCGCCAGAGAACTCAGAGCCAAAAAATTTATGAAGATCGTGTCTCTCGCTCCGGAGGTTCTTTAA
- a CDS encoding type Z 30S ribosomal protein S14, whose protein sequence is MAKLSMVVKAARPQKFSVRAYNRCQICGRPRAYYRKFQLCRICLREQALRGNIPGMIKSSW, encoded by the coding sequence GTGGCAAAGTTATCTATGGTAGTGAAGGCCGCTAGGCCCCAAAAATTTTCAGTGAGGGCATATAATCGTTGCCAGATTTGTGGACGACCTCGAGCATATTATCGCAAGTTCCAGCTATGTCGTATATGCCTCCGGGAACAGGCCCTCAGGGGAAACATTCCCGGCATGATTAAATCGAGCTGGTA
- the rplE gene encoding 50S ribosomal protein L5, whose protein sequence is MASRLKDYYLKTVVPALREQFKYKNAMQVPVLNKIVLNMGLGEAIQNAKALESAQQEMAAISGQRPVMRKARKSIATFKLREGMTIGCKVTLRRDNMFHFLDKLINVALPRVRDFRGINPKGFDGRGNFSMGIKEQIIFPEINYDRIEKIRGMNITLVTSARTDEEAKQLLEQLGMPFRK, encoded by the coding sequence ATGGCGTCTCGACTTAAAGATTATTACCTCAAGACGGTTGTGCCCGCGTTGAGAGAGCAGTTCAAATATAAGAACGCTATGCAGGTTCCGGTCCTGAACAAAATAGTCCTCAATATGGGACTGGGCGAAGCAATTCAAAACGCCAAGGCATTGGAAAGCGCTCAGCAGGAAATGGCGGCCATATCAGGTCAGCGGCCTGTTATGCGCAAGGCCCGAAAGTCAATCGCCACGTTTAAGCTTAGAGAGGGCATGACAATTGGTTGTAAGGTGACCCTTAGAAGAGACAATATGTTTCATTTTCTCGATAAGCTGATCAATGTGGCTCTTCCTCGAGTTAGGGATTTTAGAGGCATTAATCCCAAGGGCTTCGATGGGCGTGGAAATTTTTCGATGGGAATCAAGGAACAGATCATTTTCCCTGAAATTAACTATGACAGGATAGAAAAGATTCGTGGCATGAACATAACTTTGGTTACTTCGGCCCGGACGGATGAGGAAGCCAAACAGCTTCTTGAGCAACTAGGAATGCCTTTCAGGAAATAG
- the rplX gene encoding 50S ribosomal protein L24: MSKIKKDDRVRVLSGKNAGREGRVLKIFTEKDSALVERINMVKRHTKAGGKVGQQGGIIEKEAPIKLAKLMLICSKCSKPTRVGIRKVDGERARYCKKCQEQLEN, encoded by the coding sequence ATGTCCAAGATTAAGAAGGATGATCGAGTGAGGGTGCTTTCCGGCAAAAACGCCGGTCGAGAAGGAAGAGTCCTGAAGATTTTTACGGAAAAAGACTCGGCTTTGGTTGAGAGAATCAATATGGTCAAGCGGCACACCAAGGCTGGTGGCAAAGTGGGTCAACAGGGTGGAATCATCGAAAAAGAGGCGCCCATCAAATTGGCTAAACTGATGCTGATTTGTTCTAAGTGTTCGAAACCAACTCGCGTCGGTATTCGTAAAGTCGACGGAGAGCGTGCTCGATATTGCAAGAAATGCCAAGAGCAGTTGGAAAACTAG
- the rpsQ gene encoding 30S ribosomal protein S17 has protein sequence MISSSNERNQRKVRTGVVISDKMDKTVVVEVSRTVLHPVYKKFVRRRKRFMAHDEENRCRIGDEVMIVETRPLSRHKNWRVQRIVREAALPGGSA, from the coding sequence ATGATTAGCTCCTCTAATGAACGTAATCAGCGCAAGGTACGTACCGGTGTTGTAATTAGTGACAAGATGGACAAAACCGTCGTTGTGGAAGTAAGCCGTACGGTTTTGCATCCGGTCTACAAAAAATTCGTTCGTCGTAGAAAGCGTTTCATGGCTCATGATGAGGAAAATCGGTGCCGTATCGGCGATGAGGTCATGATCGTGGAGACTAGGCCGCTGAGCCGCCACAAGAACTGGCGTGTCCAGAGAATAGTCAGGGAAGCGGCCTTGCCGGGAGGCTCCGCATGA